From Penicillium psychrofluorescens genome assembly, chromosome: 1, one genomic window encodes:
- a CDS encoding uncharacterized protein (ID:PFLUO_001653-T1.cds;~source:funannotate): MADRHHPREGSDTSLNNIVTSTRSSTDSRSPSASTRTQPLRMSAPNHQHRQSLSETLRGPPGSPRARRQPSLTQSAIQSLIDNPPPPKTNDPAFLDRNWAEISIGELVSPDDLKFVELDTGIEEATNTLIDSGAPVLLIRETPQDTSAVGTFDYADLNSYLLLAAGLTVPDEVHRSSYEELANKAREGVKIPLTDVKCLGMEKEPLVTLPASANVLKAVETFGGGVHRVVVTKESNDNEVVGIFSQFRLVKFLWENGRSFPILEQLYPQALWDLRLGSQDVISINGDKPLCEALQIMNSEGVSSLVVVDNHFNVIGNISTVDVKLFSLHGA, from the exons ATGGCCGACCGCCACCATCCCCGTGAAGGCTCCGACACCTCCCTCAACAATATCGTGACATCAACCCGTTCCAGCACCGACTCCCGCTCCCCCTCCGCGTCCACAAGGACCCAACCACTCCGCATGTCTGCGCCaaaccaccagcaccgccagAGCTTGAGCGAGACGCTACGCGGGCCGCCGGGCTCTCCGCGTGCGCGACGCCAGCCCTCGCTGACACAGTCGGCCATTCAAAGCTTGATCGATAACCCCCCTCCCCCGAAAACGAACGACCCTGCGTTCCTTGACCGTAATTGGGCAGAGATCTCGATTGGCGAGCTCGTGAGTCCGGACGACCTCAAATTTGTCGAGTTGGATACAGGGATTGAAGAGGCTACCAAT ACGTTGATCGATTCCGGCGCACCGGTGTTGCTCATCCGCGAGACTCCACAAGATACCTCTGCCGTGGGCACATTCGACTATGCGGACCTCAACTCGTACTTGCTGTTGGCAGCAGGATTGACAGTTCCCGACGAGGTGCACCGCTCCTCATACGAAGAATTGGCCAACAAGGCCCGCGAAGGGGTGAAGATTCCCCTCACGGATGTCAAGTGCTTGGGCATGGAGAAGGAGCCATTGGTCACCCTTCCGGCCTCGGCAAATGTTCTAAAGGCTGTCGAGACATTTGGAGGAGGCGTGCAccgggtggtggtgacgaaGGAGTCCAACGACAACGAGGTGGTTGGCATTTTCAGTCAGTTCCGGTTGGTCAAATTTTTGTGGGAGAATGGTCGTAGCTTTCCGATTCTTGAACAATTATATCCGCAAGCTCTGTGGGATCTGCGCCTAGGTTCCCAAGATGTGATTTCGATCAA TGGAGATAAACCTCTATGTGAGGCCCTTCAGATTATGAACAGTGAAGGGGTTTCATCCCTCGTGGTCGTCGATAACCACTTCAATGTGATTGGAAATATCTCTACTGTGGATGTCAAG TTATTCTCTCTACACGGGGCTTGA
- a CDS encoding uncharacterized protein (ID:PFLUO_001654-T1.cds;~source:funannotate), which translates to MLFISTLHFDTGDPSQAPAWFHENPYLPYGWETSNERGAGSLKHAAMRATLQDQSLLKPDMFDHVPWLLAKYLWDSLGRW; encoded by the coding sequence ATGTTGTTCATCTCCACCCTCCATTTTGACACGGGTGATCCATCTCAGGCTCCTGCATGGTTCCACGAGAATCCATACTTGCCCTATGGCTGGGAAACCAGCAATGAGCGAGGCGCCGGCTCATTGAAGCATGCGGCCATGCGAGCCACGCTACAAGACCAGTCGCTCCTGAAACCAGACATGTTCGATCACGTCCCATGGCTGTTGGCCAAGTACTTATGGGATTCTCTTGGTAGATGGTGA
- a CDS encoding uncharacterized protein (ID:PFLUO_001655-T1.cds;~source:funannotate): MWRILATKYPQHFYQVSSGCRLHIHRPLQKMAAYTDLIKSNEYRWRAILTMETKYASQTSDLLNLASIKNLVALEINNERGSLYDEHGTRRGLPEISVGLVRGWIELAQSSGAWQHLRFLRIRCHQELPPAALRLLLELPQLQTVVIYDSENISREIHQLRKPKQQGSVNMEGWEVQRLDWLWKDHGEDVALASLRPLVDMYNASLQKTETPAGLLDVPILEYQLSDDFYSEPHGVAYRARYKAKQIAVFTRPSVDSKRKMENKRAALRQPQSQPQAKRVMKDRRGDLVGMLGEMG; encoded by the coding sequence ATGTGGAGGATCTTAGCAACCAAATATCCGCAGCACTTCTACCAGGTCTCCTCGGGGTGCCGTCTTCACATACATCGTCCTCTACAGAAGATGGCAGCGTATACCGACTTGATTAAGAGCAATGAATACCGCTGGAGAGCGATTCTCACCATGGAAACCAAGTATGCCAGCCAGACATCAGACCTGCTAAACCTGGCCTCCATCAAAAACCTGGTCGCCCTGGAGATCAACAATGAAAGAGGATCTCTATACGATGAACATGGAACCAGGAGGGGTTTGCCCGAGATAAGCGTCGGTCTCGTGCGCGGCTGGATAGAGCTGGCGCAGTCTTCGGGGGCATGGCAGCATCTCCGCTTTTTGCGGATTCGATGCCACCAGGAACTACCGCCGGCTGCGTTGCGCCTTCTACTCGAATTACCACAGCTGCAGACGGTGGTGATTTACGATTCTGAAAATATCTCGAGAGAGATCCACCAACTGCGCAAACCAAAGCAGCAAGGGTCTGTGAACATGGAAGGCTGGGAGGTTCAGAGGCTCGACTGGCTGTGGAAGGACCATGGAGAGGACGTGGCTCTGGCTAGTCTGCGTCCTCTGGTAGACATGTACAACGCCAGCCTGCAGAAAACGGAGACCCCTGCGGGTCTGCTGGATGTGCCTATACTGGAATATCAGCTTAGCGATGACTTTTACAGTGAACCGCATGGGGTGGCGTATCGGGCACGATACAAGGCCAAGCAGATTGCAGTCTTCACGCGGCCTTCGGTGGATTCGAAACGCAAGATGGAAAACAAAAGGGCAGCGCTCAGGCAGCCTCAGTCACAGCCACAGGCTAAGCGGGTGATGAAGGACCGGAGAGGAGACCTGGTGGGCATGTTGGGTGAGATGGGTTGA
- a CDS encoding uncharacterized protein (ID:PFLUO_001656-T1.cds;~source:funannotate), translating into MSYYPPYQGGSGYPPQQPPPPNYGGSPQPYPPPMHQQQQPNYGGYPGQSYHQQPHAPPPSNQYGYSHSPQPPQPYGAPAPPQGYNGRPPSGYPPQQPPAGPPMYQGQGRPPSAPYHLQGHGPPPQGHGGGPAAPPSQPVSFGHGAPQGYSFQYSRCTGKRKALLIGINYFGQKGQLRGCINDVKNMSAYLNQNFGYAREDMVILTDDQQNPMSQPTKANILRAMHWLVKEARPNDSLFFHYSGHGGQTPDLDGDEDDGYDEVIYPVDFRVAGHIVDDEMHRIMVKSLQPGVRLTAIFDSCHSGSALDLPYIYSTSGVLKEPNLAKEAGQGLLGVVSAYARGDMGSVMSNAMGFIKKATKGDEAYERTRQTKTSPADVIMWSGSKDDQTSQDAQIAGQATGAMSWAFIAALRKNPQQSYVQLLNSIREELSAKYSQKPQLSCSHPLDTNLLYVM; encoded by the exons atgtcCTACTATCCACCCTACCAAGGAGGCTCTGGCTATCCTCCGCAacagcctccgcctcccaacTACGGCGGCTCCCCGCAACCGTACCC ACCACCGATGCATCAGCAACAGCAACCCAACTACGGTGGCTATCCGGGCCAGTCCTACCACCAACAGCCTCATGCGCCCCCACCGTCCAACCAGTACGGCTACAGTCACTCGCCGCAACCGCCACAGCCCTATGGAGCTCCTGCCCCCCCGCAGGGATACAAT GGCCGCCCGCCCTCCGGATACCCTCCCCAGCAGCCTCCGGCTGGCCCGCCCATGTACCAGGGACAGGGACGACCCCCGT CGGCCCCTTATCATCTTCAAGGCCATGGTCCCCCCCCTCAAGGCCACGGCGGCGGTCCCGCCGCCCCGCCGAGCCAACCCGTCTCCTTCGGTCACGGTGCCCCGCAGGGCTACAGCTTCCAGTACTCGCGCTGCACGGGTAAGAGAAAGGCACTGCTGATTGGGATCAACTATTTCGGACAGAAGGGTCAGCTGCGCGGGTGTATCAACGATGTCAAGAACATGTCGGCCTACCTCAACCAGAACTTTGGCTATGCCCGGGAAGACATGGTCATCCTGACCGACGACCAGCAGAATCCCATGAGCCAGCCAACCAAGGCGAACATCCTGCGGGCTATGCACTGGCTCGTCAAAGAGGCGCGGCCCAATGactcgctcttcttccactaTTCCGGACACGGCGGCCAGACGCCCGATctcgatggcgacgaagacgacggaTACGACGAGGTGATCTACCCCGTGGATTTCCGGGTGGCGGGCCACAttgtcgacgacgagatgcACCGAATTATGGTCAAGTCGCTGCAGCCCGGTGTGCGACTGACGGCGATCTTCGACTCGTGCCACTCCGGCTCTGCGCTGGATCTCCCGTACATCTACTCCACCTCCGGCGTGCTCAAGGAGCCGaatctggccaaggaggccggtCAGGGTTTGTTGGGTGTGGTCTCAGCGTATGCGCGCGGTGACATGGGAAGCGTGATGTCCAACGCCATGGGtttcatcaagaaggctaccaagggcgacgaggccTATGAGCGGACGAGGCAGACCAAGACCAGCCCCGCGGACGTGATCATGTGGTCCGGCAGCAAAGACGACCAGACCAGTCAGGACGCCCAGATTGCCGGCCAGGCCACCGGCGCCATGTCGTGGGCGTTTATTGCCGCTCTCCGCAAGAACCCCCAGCAGAGCTATGTGCAGTTGCTCAACAGTATCCGCGAGGAACTCTCCGCAAAGTACTCCCAGAAGCCGCAGTTGAGCTGTAGCCATCCTCTTG ACACCAACCTTCTTTATGTGATGTAA